A genomic segment from Rahnella aceris encodes:
- a CDS encoding carbohydrate ABC transporter permease, translating to MNALSFNAWLRKGGHRLGILFYLVFALFPIYWLIKISITPDKLLYSEGVRMWPGEMTLTHFQRVFTESQFPLYFFNSLIVSFGTAFLTTIIAAGAGFAFSRFSFRGKTVMAALLLFTQMFPLVMILAPIYKVMAPLGLTNSLLGLVLIYTAFNVPFATFLMQSFFDSIPKDLEESAMLEGCSRFMALRKVIIPLTLPGMAATLGFVFTAAWSELLFSLMLINKNEVMTFPVGLLSFVSKFAVSWGDMMAAAVLALIPACLFFAFIQRYLVQGLTAGAVKG from the coding sequence AAGGGCGGACACCGGCTGGGAATTTTGTTTTACCTGGTGTTCGCGCTGTTCCCGATTTACTGGCTGATCAAAATCTCAATCACACCGGACAAACTGCTCTACAGCGAAGGCGTGCGGATGTGGCCGGGTGAGATGACGCTGACACATTTTCAGCGGGTGTTTACGGAAAGCCAGTTTCCACTGTATTTCTTCAACAGTCTGATTGTGTCATTCGGCACGGCATTTCTGACCACGATCATTGCTGCCGGTGCCGGCTTTGCGTTTTCCCGTTTCAGTTTTCGCGGCAAAACGGTGATGGCCGCGCTGCTGCTGTTTACGCAGATGTTCCCGCTGGTGATGATCCTCGCGCCAATTTACAAAGTAATGGCACCGCTCGGCCTGACCAACAGCCTGCTGGGGCTGGTGCTGATTTACACCGCCTTTAACGTCCCTTTTGCCACGTTCCTGATGCAGTCGTTTTTCGACAGCATTCCGAAGGATCTGGAAGAGTCCGCGATGCTGGAAGGGTGCAGCCGCTTTATGGCGCTGCGCAAAGTCATCATCCCGCTGACGTTACCGGGCATGGCGGCAACGTTAGGTTTTGTGTTTACCGCCGCGTGGAGCGAATTGTTGTTCTCGCTGATGCTCATCAACAAAAACGAGGTGATGACGTTCCCGGTTGGCTTACTCAGTTTTGTGTCGAAATTCGCGGTTTCATGGGGCGACATGATGGCGGCGGCCGTGTTGGCGCTCATTCCTGCCTGTCTGTTCTTTGCGTTCATTCAGCGTTACCTGGTTCAGGGGCTGACTGCGGGTGCGGTTAAAGGATAA